A section of the Festucalex cinctus isolate MCC-2025b chromosome 7, RoL_Fcin_1.0, whole genome shotgun sequence genome encodes:
- the LOC144022080 gene encoding uncharacterized protein LOC144022080 isoform X1, with product MHSSMIRPFQHPYASHISRFEMFPSFRSTGDHRAGVRAARFPFVSPNVPPTPKVTVISQENGDLFRRDILEPITRAKIAKWTGDFSVVERPKPVRGVRHALYPHPTRAVVSKDSERTSNMLENIDKMHWVTSYQMHYKGFHQTGKIDEFWGKGCNPAGKSSISTRLGTERTIYMPAASKPRQAAIRRQGRNLNSTYADILFSAATNQDATSARSQHDSQTVQCNKTTSPLNVVSNSSHSVSVGTQAIESNQVESKEEAKVHFDENRAKPPVLTVDRDVQCNLSPLCVLPGITPVGRTASCRKTARADLARMQADYSRSKAHRVFNNSITYPSLDMRDHLYTGKQHEFYGVNSSIIHG from the exons ATGCACTCCTCAATGATCAGAC CATTCCAACATCCTTATGCATCCCACATCTCCCGTTTTGAGATGTTCCCATCCTTCCGGTCGACAGGTGATCATCGGGCAGGAGTCAGGGCAGCCCGGTTCCCTTTTGTCAGCCCCAATGTCCCACCTACACCAAAGGTTACTGTAATCAGCCAAGAGAATG GTGATCTGTTCAGGCGTGATATTTTGGAGCCAATCACAAGGGCGAAGATAGCCAAATGGACAGGAGATTTTAGCGTTGTGGAG cgCCCAAAACCTGTGAGGGGAGTTAGGCATGCCTTGTACCCACATCCCACAAGGGCAGTCGTGTCCAAGGATTCTGAACGGACAAGTAACATGTTGGAGAACATCGATAAGATGCACTGGGTCACCTCGTATCAGATGCACTATAAAG ggtTTCACCAGACTGGTAAAATTGATGAATTCTGGGGAAAAGGATGTAATCCTGCTGGGAAGTCTTCAATTTCCACACGACTGGGAACAGAG AGAACTATTTATATGCCGGCTGCCTCCAAACCGAGACAAGCAGCGATAAGAAGACAGGGGAGAAACCTGAATAGCACTTATGCTGACATTTTGTTTTCAGCAGCTACAAACCAAGACGCTACTTCAGCTCGAAGCCAACATGACTCTCAGACAGTTCAATGCAATAAAACAACGAGTCCACTCAACGTTGTTTCTAATTCCTCGCACTCTGTGAGTGTTGGAACACAAGCCATTGAGTCAAATCAAGTGGAGAGCAAGGAGGAAGCAAAAGTGCACTTTGATGAAAACCGCGCAAAGCCTCCCGTGTTGACAGTCGACCGAGATGTCCAATGCAATCTGTCACCGCTTTGTGTGCTGCCTGGCATCACACCTGTGGGAAGAACTGCCAGCTGTAGAAAAACTGCACGTGCGGACCTTGCGCGCATGCAAGCGGATTATAGCAGGTCAAAGGCCCATCGCGTCTTCAACAACTCCATCACATACCCTTCTTTGGACATGAGAGACCATTTGTACACAGGAAAGCAACACGAGTTCTATGGCGTTAACTCTAGCATCATCCACGGATAA
- the LOC144022080 gene encoding uncharacterized protein LOC144022080 isoform X2: protein MFPSFRSTGDHRAGVRAARFPFVSPNVPPTPKVTVISQENGDLFRRDILEPITRAKIAKWTGDFSVVERPKPVRGVRHALYPHPTRAVVSKDSERTSNMLENIDKMHWVTSYQMHYKGFHQTGKIDEFWGKGCNPAGKSSISTRLGTERTIYMPAASKPRQAAIRRQGRNLNSTYADILFSAATNQDATSARSQHDSQTVQCNKTTSPLNVVSNSSHSVSVGTQAIESNQVESKEEAKVHFDENRAKPPVLTVDRDVQCNLSPLCVLPGITPVGRTASCRKTARADLARMQADYSRSKAHRVFNNSITYPSLDMRDHLYTGKQHEFYGVNSSIIHG, encoded by the exons ATGTTCCCATCCTTCCGGTCGACAGGTGATCATCGGGCAGGAGTCAGGGCAGCCCGGTTCCCTTTTGTCAGCCCCAATGTCCCACCTACACCAAAGGTTACTGTAATCAGCCAAGAGAATG GTGATCTGTTCAGGCGTGATATTTTGGAGCCAATCACAAGGGCGAAGATAGCCAAATGGACAGGAGATTTTAGCGTTGTGGAG cgCCCAAAACCTGTGAGGGGAGTTAGGCATGCCTTGTACCCACATCCCACAAGGGCAGTCGTGTCCAAGGATTCTGAACGGACAAGTAACATGTTGGAGAACATCGATAAGATGCACTGGGTCACCTCGTATCAGATGCACTATAAAG ggtTTCACCAGACTGGTAAAATTGATGAATTCTGGGGAAAAGGATGTAATCCTGCTGGGAAGTCTTCAATTTCCACACGACTGGGAACAGAG AGAACTATTTATATGCCGGCTGCCTCCAAACCGAGACAAGCAGCGATAAGAAGACAGGGGAGAAACCTGAATAGCACTTATGCTGACATTTTGTTTTCAGCAGCTACAAACCAAGACGCTACTTCAGCTCGAAGCCAACATGACTCTCAGACAGTTCAATGCAATAAAACAACGAGTCCACTCAACGTTGTTTCTAATTCCTCGCACTCTGTGAGTGTTGGAACACAAGCCATTGAGTCAAATCAAGTGGAGAGCAAGGAGGAAGCAAAAGTGCACTTTGATGAAAACCGCGCAAAGCCTCCCGTGTTGACAGTCGACCGAGATGTCCAATGCAATCTGTCACCGCTTTGTGTGCTGCCTGGCATCACACCTGTGGGAAGAACTGCCAGCTGTAGAAAAACTGCACGTGCGGACCTTGCGCGCATGCAAGCGGATTATAGCAGGTCAAAGGCCCATCGCGTCTTCAACAACTCCATCACATACCCTTCTTTGGACATGAGAGACCATTTGTACACAGGAAAGCAACACGAGTTCTATGGCGTTAACTCTAGCATCATCCACGGATAA
- the LOC144022080 gene encoding uncharacterized protein LOC144022080 isoform X3, whose product MHSSMIRRDHRAGVRAARFPFVSPNVPPTPKVTVISQENGDLFRRDILEPITRAKIAKWTGDFSVVERPKPVRGVRHALYPHPTRAVVSKDSERTSNMLENIDKMHWVTSYQMHYKGFHQTGKIDEFWGKGCNPAGKSSISTRLGTERTIYMPAASKPRQAAIRRQGRNLNSTYADILFSAATNQDATSARSQHDSQTVQCNKTTSPLNVVSNSSHSVSVGTQAIESNQVESKEEAKVHFDENRAKPPVLTVDRDVQCNLSPLCVLPGITPVGRTASCRKTARADLARMQADYSRSKAHRVFNNSITYPSLDMRDHLYTGKQHEFYGVNSSIIHG is encoded by the exons ATGCACTCCTCAATGATCAGAC GTGATCATCGGGCAGGAGTCAGGGCAGCCCGGTTCCCTTTTGTCAGCCCCAATGTCCCACCTACACCAAAGGTTACTGTAATCAGCCAAGAGAATG GTGATCTGTTCAGGCGTGATATTTTGGAGCCAATCACAAGGGCGAAGATAGCCAAATGGACAGGAGATTTTAGCGTTGTGGAG cgCCCAAAACCTGTGAGGGGAGTTAGGCATGCCTTGTACCCACATCCCACAAGGGCAGTCGTGTCCAAGGATTCTGAACGGACAAGTAACATGTTGGAGAACATCGATAAGATGCACTGGGTCACCTCGTATCAGATGCACTATAAAG ggtTTCACCAGACTGGTAAAATTGATGAATTCTGGGGAAAAGGATGTAATCCTGCTGGGAAGTCTTCAATTTCCACACGACTGGGAACAGAG AGAACTATTTATATGCCGGCTGCCTCCAAACCGAGACAAGCAGCGATAAGAAGACAGGGGAGAAACCTGAATAGCACTTATGCTGACATTTTGTTTTCAGCAGCTACAAACCAAGACGCTACTTCAGCTCGAAGCCAACATGACTCTCAGACAGTTCAATGCAATAAAACAACGAGTCCACTCAACGTTGTTTCTAATTCCTCGCACTCTGTGAGTGTTGGAACACAAGCCATTGAGTCAAATCAAGTGGAGAGCAAGGAGGAAGCAAAAGTGCACTTTGATGAAAACCGCGCAAAGCCTCCCGTGTTGACAGTCGACCGAGATGTCCAATGCAATCTGTCACCGCTTTGTGTGCTGCCTGGCATCACACCTGTGGGAAGAACTGCCAGCTGTAGAAAAACTGCACGTGCGGACCTTGCGCGCATGCAAGCGGATTATAGCAGGTCAAAGGCCCATCGCGTCTTCAACAACTCCATCACATACCCTTCTTTGGACATGAGAGACCATTTGTACACAGGAAAGCAACACGAGTTCTATGGCGTTAACTCTAGCATCATCCACGGATAA
- the pde11al gene encoding LOW QUALITY PROTEIN: dual 3',5'-cyclic-AMP and -GMP phosphodiesterase 11A (The sequence of the model RefSeq protein was modified relative to this genomic sequence to represent the inferred CDS: inserted 3 bases in 2 codons), which yields MCCEEDGVHMGNEWIHVRRTAKPXPTVQLHSCSSIRSXSFAPHNVYPTMMTSDYSDVEAFLDGHPELFEEYLVRKAKCEHISRWLREHQPPKVPTADERRGGAPAREPSLCPANPDALRRRSSHMELRRNFARSKATTAHRTYDEHASFSQQDPQSSMRRRALLRKASSLPPTTAHILSALLESRVSVPQYASTATDYKYRLREANEREFFLELVKDISNDLDLTNLSYKILINACILVDADRCSLFLVEGPAHKRTLVSKVFDVHSGTTVRPSSSTLNSSEVQVPWGKGIIGYVAEHGETVNIPNAYEDHRFSDEIDKLTGYKTQSILCMAICNSDGEVIGVVQAINKNPTGTPFTEDDEKVLQMYLPFCGISISNAKLFSESRKEYERSRALLEVVNDLFEEQTDLEKIVRKIMQRALTLLQCERCSVLLLEDIESPVVKFSKTFELMSPLSNMHHDISISIEKLSCSDWLINNSIAELVASTGLPVNISDVCQDPRFDAEADQASGFHIRSVLCVPIWNRTHQIIGVAQILNRLDRKTFNDADQRLFEAFVIFCGLGINNTMMYNQVKKTWAKQSVALDMLSYHATCSKVEVDRLKAAKIPLSCELGIDEFHFNDFSLDNDAMITASLRMFLELGVVQTFKIDYEVLCRWLLTVRKNYRTVAYHNWRHAFNVSQCMFVMITSASFQDVLSEAEILALMVGCLCHDLDHRGTNNAFQAKTGSALALLYGTSATLEHHHFNHAVMILQSEGHNIFANLCSKEYSNMMQLLKQAILSTDLTLHFERRSKFFDSVLAEEFSWTEENHREVLRSMLMTACDLGAVTRPWEISKQVAELVTSEFFEQGDRERSELKLTPAAIFDRNRKDELPALQLDWIDGICAPLYQSLLKLNRKLQPMVEGIDANRRKWQELCASNEHARDASVTSQSPEAVEASEESNAKPAENTNLGSNGQV from the exons ATGTGCTGTGAAGAAGATGGCGTTCACATGGGTAATGAATGGATTCATGTTAGGAGGACAGCAAAGCC GCCCACCGTGCAGCTTCACTCATGTTCCAGCATTCGCT CTTCGTTTGCTCCTCACAACGTCTATCCCACCATGATGACTTCGGACTACTCTGACGTTGAGGCGTTTCTAGACGGCCACCCGGAACTCTTCGAGGAGTACCTGGTCCGAAAAGCCAAGTGTGAGCACATTAGCAGGTGGCTGCGGGAGCACCAGCCTCCGAAAGTCCCCACGGCCGATGAGAGACGCGGAGGCGCCCCGGCCAGGGAGCCCTCTCTGTGTCCGGCCAATCCGGACGCTCTCCGGCGCAGGTCGTCTCACATGGAGCTTCGGCGCAACTTCGCCCGATCCAAAGCCACCACGGCGCACCGGACCTACGACGAGCACGCCAGCTTCAGCCAGCAGGACCCCCAGTCCAGCATGAGGCGGCGCGCGCTCCTGCGTAAAGCCAGCTCGCTTCCTCCCACCACGGCGCACATCCTCAGCGCTCTGCTGGAGTCCAGAGTCAGCGTGCCACAGTACGCGTCCACCGCCACCGACTACAAGTATCGGCTCCGGGAGGCCAACGAGAGGGAGTTCTTCTTGGAACTGGTTAAGGACATCTCCAACGACCTGGACCTGACCAACCTGAGCTACAAGATCCTGATCAACGCGTGCATCCTGGTGGACGCCGACAGGTGCTCCCTCTTCCTCGTGGAGGGACCCGCACACAAGAGGACGCTAGTGTCCAAAGTGTTTGACGTGCACTCAGGCACCACGGTCAGACCCTCCTCCAGCACCCTCAACTCCAGCGAGGTGCAGGTGCCTTGGGGAAAGGGCATCATTGGATACGTGGCGGAGCATGGAGAGACCGTCAACATCCCCAATGCATACGAG GACCACCGCTTCAGTGACGAGATTGACAAGTTAACAGGCTACAAGACTCAGTCCATTCTCTGCATGGCCATCTGCAACAGCGACGGCGAGGTCATTGGAGTGGTACAAGCAATCAACAAGAATCCCACGGGAACGCCTTTCACGGAGGATGATGAGAAG GTACTGCAGATGTATCTGCCCTTCTGTGGAATATCTATCTCAAACGCCAAGTTGTTTTCTGAGTCTCGCAAGGAGTATGAAAGGAGCAGG GCTTTACTGGAGGTGGTCAACGATCTGTTTGAGGAGCAGACCGATTTGGAGAAGATTGTGAGGAAGATCATGCAACGAGCGCTGACACTCCTGCAGTGTGAACGCTGCTCTGTACTGCTTCTTGAGGACATCGAGTCACCG GTTGTGAAGTTCTCCAAGACATTCGAGCTGATGTCCCCCTTGAGCAACATGCATCATGACATCAG CATCAGCATAGAGAAACTATcgtgctctgattggctgatcaATAATAGCATCGCAGAGCTGGTAGCCTCCACGGGACTGCCCGTTAACATCAGCGACGTGTGCCAAGACCCGCGCTTTGATGCCGAG GCAGATCAAGCCTCAGGATTTCATATCCGATCAGTGTTGTGTGTGCCAATCTGGAATCGAACGCATCAGATTATTG GGGTTGCACAAATTTTGAATCGTCTCGACAGGAAGACCTTCAACGATGCGGATCAGAGACTGTTTGAG gcATTTGTGATTTTCTGTGGACTCGGCATCAACAACACTATGATGTACAATCAAGTGAAGAAGACGTGGGCCAAGCAGTCTGTGGCATTGGAT ATGTTATCTTATCATGCTACGTGCTCAAAGGTAGAAGTTGACAGACTGAAG GCTGCAAAAATCCCCCTGAGCTGCGAGCTTGGCATTGACGAGTTCCATTTCAATGACTTCTCTTTGGACAATGATGCAATGATCACCGCTTCTCTCAGGATGTTCCTGGAACTTGGGGTGGTCCAAACTTTTAAAATAGACTATgag GTTTTGTGTCGCTGGCTTCTCACGGTGAGGAAGAACTACCGAACTGTGGCCTACCATAACTGGAGGCACGCCTTCAATGTGTCCCAGTGCATGTTTGTTATGATTACG TCAGCCAGCTTTCAGGACGTTTTATCTGAGGCAGAGATTTTGGCGCTGATGGTTGGCTGTCTGTGCCACGATCTGGACCATCGAGGAACCAACAATGCCTTTCAAGCCAA GACAGGTTCTGCTTTGGCGTTGCTCTACGGGACGTCAGCGACCCTGGAACATCATCACTTCAATCATGCAGTCATGATCCTGCAAAGCGAG GGTCACAATATTTTTGCAAACCTCTGCTCGAAAGAATATAGCAACATGATGCAACTATTGAAGCAGGCCATTCTCTCCACAGACCTCACTTTGCACTTTGA GCGCAGGAGCAAGTTCTTTGACAGCGTGCTTGCTGAAGAATTCAGTTGGACGGAAGAAAATCATAGAGAAGTCCtcag ATCTATGCTGATGACAGCCTGTGATTTAGGAGCAGTCACTCGTCCATGGGAGATATCTAAACAA GTTGCCGAGCTGGTGACGAGTGAATTCTTTGAGCAAGGAGACAGAGAGAGGTCGGAGTTGAAGCTCACCCCAGCG GCCATATTTGACCGAAATCGCAAAGATGAGTTACCTGCCTTACAACTGGACTGGATAGATGGCATCTGTGCACCTCTTTATCAG TCCCTGCTGAAGCTAAACAGGAAATTGCAGCCAATGGTGGAAGGGATAGATGCCAACCGAAGAAAATGGCAGGAGCTGTGCGCATCTAATGAGCACGCACGCGATGCCTCAGTGACCAGTCAGAGTCCCGAGGCTGTAGAAGCCAGCGAGGAGTCCAACGCAAAGCCAGCGGAAAACACCAACTTGGGGTCAAACGGTCAAGTGTAA